One window from the genome of Pandoraea fibrosis encodes:
- a CDS encoding MATE family efflux transporter, which produces MSHSNFCQSAQGARTSLLKQFASLAIPTILSGWVYTVYTLIDGIFIGRYVGEQALAALNLVVPLLYVPYAFSVMTGVGGATLIARLLGEGREAEARRAFSQVLWVMLAFGITMSAAVLGFRHEIAAALGAEGPIAQDVVAYLSGWGWFVLFANGLYAMELFLRVEGAPAARFGLYAMFMGALANVALDYWFIAVRGMGMYGASLATGLSMLVSSSVMLGYHFVLAKQVVPAWRAFGKGETHVWRAMYNGASEFLGAIAPAVTVFAFNRVILSNFGETGLAAYAILEYMTLGATVTMVALVQSMQPMISFYRGARDLNALRESFRLGVIAVTGFSVLVALAMATLARPLTFLFLPAGMQAWSILEHAVLWYALAFLPAAGNLIVAGFLTAVEAPGPSAAIATLRSWVLLLGILWWLNVWLGGTAIWYTLLITEVLTLAISAWLYWRSHRREGLLLAPASSC; this is translated from the coding sequence CTGGGTGTACACGGTCTACACGCTGATCGACGGGATCTTTATCGGCCGATACGTCGGCGAACAAGCGCTCGCCGCACTGAATCTTGTGGTGCCGCTGTTGTATGTGCCTTACGCCTTCAGTGTGATGACGGGCGTGGGCGGCGCCACGCTCATTGCGCGTCTGCTGGGCGAGGGGCGGGAGGCCGAAGCGCGTCGCGCGTTCTCGCAAGTGCTGTGGGTGATGCTCGCCTTCGGTATCACGATGAGTGCTGCGGTGCTGGGTTTCCGTCATGAGATCGCTGCCGCGCTCGGCGCCGAGGGGCCCATCGCGCAAGACGTGGTGGCGTATCTGTCGGGCTGGGGCTGGTTCGTGCTGTTCGCCAATGGTCTGTACGCGATGGAACTGTTCCTTCGCGTGGAAGGCGCACCGGCCGCGCGTTTCGGTCTGTATGCGATGTTCATGGGGGCGCTCGCCAACGTCGCGCTGGACTATTGGTTCATCGCCGTCAGAGGCATGGGCATGTATGGGGCGTCGCTGGCGACGGGCTTGTCGATGCTGGTCTCGAGCAGCGTGATGCTCGGCTACCACTTCGTGCTCGCCAAACAGGTCGTGCCCGCGTGGCGTGCGTTCGGGAAGGGCGAAACCCATGTCTGGCGCGCGATGTATAACGGCGCTTCGGAGTTTCTGGGCGCGATCGCGCCTGCGGTGACGGTGTTCGCTTTCAACCGTGTGATTCTGTCGAACTTCGGCGAGACGGGACTGGCCGCCTACGCCATTCTGGAATACATGACGCTGGGCGCAACGGTCACGATGGTGGCGCTCGTACAGAGCATGCAGCCGATGATCAGCTTCTATCGCGGCGCGCGCGATCTGAACGCGTTACGTGAGTCGTTCCGGCTGGGTGTGATTGCCGTGACGGGATTTTCGGTGCTGGTCGCGCTCGCCATGGCGACGCTCGCTCGTCCGCTCACGTTCCTGTTCCTGCCGGCGGGCATGCAGGCATGGTCGATTCTCGAGCACGCGGTACTCTGGTACGCGCTGGCCTTTCTGCCGGCGGCCGGCAATCTGATCGTGGCAGGTTTTCTGACGGCAGTGGAAGCACCGGGCCCGTCGGCTGCCATCGCGACCTTGCGAAGCTGGGTGCTGTTGCTGGGCATTCTTTGGTGGCTCAACGTGTGGTTGGGTGGCACGGCCATCTGGTACACGTTGTTGATCACGGAAGTGCTGACGCTGGCCATCAGCGCCTGGCTGTATTGGCGCAGTCATCGCAGAGAAGGATTGCTACTGGCACCGGCATCGTCTTGCTGA
- a CDS encoding proteasome-type protease, which produces MTYCVAMKLDAGLVFLSDTRTNAGVDHVSTFRKMLVFERPGERVLVLLSAGNLALTQAVRQHLVEARETDADTLWTAKSMSDVARVVGQAIRDVYARDAKALEAFGVDFNCSFLLGGQIAGAPSRLFQLYSAGNFIEASSVNPYFQIGESKYGKPIIDRLVTPATSLDDGAKCALISMDSTLRSNVSVGLPLDLLVYEEDSLRVTRFASLDDENVYYKMIHDTWGSRLRQVFDELPEPQWAAVDVGVSALPPPRATPPEGAPGADDASSVQSLAQTFSLKMPS; this is translated from the coding sequence ATGACGTATTGCGTGGCCATGAAGCTCGATGCCGGGCTCGTATTTCTCTCCGACACTCGTACCAATGCGGGCGTCGATCATGTGAGCACCTTTCGCAAGATGCTCGTGTTCGAACGTCCCGGCGAGCGCGTGCTCGTATTGCTCTCGGCCGGTAACCTCGCGCTCACGCAGGCAGTGCGGCAGCATCTGGTCGAGGCACGCGAAACCGATGCCGACACCCTGTGGACCGCCAAATCCATGAGCGACGTGGCTCGCGTCGTCGGACAGGCGATTCGCGATGTCTATGCCCGCGACGCCAAAGCACTCGAAGCCTTCGGCGTCGACTTCAATTGCAGCTTCCTGCTGGGCGGACAAATCGCCGGCGCACCGAGCCGTCTGTTCCAACTGTACTCGGCGGGTAATTTCATCGAAGCGTCGTCCGTCAACCCGTATTTTCAGATCGGCGAGTCCAAATACGGCAAGCCCATCATCGACCGGCTCGTCACGCCGGCCACGTCGCTGGACGATGGCGCCAAGTGCGCACTCATCTCCATGGATTCCACCCTGCGCTCCAATGTGTCGGTAGGGCTGCCGCTCGATCTGCTCGTCTATGAAGAAGACAGTCTGCGCGTGACGCGCTTTGCGTCGCTCGACGACGAGAACGTGTATTACAAGATGATTCACGACACCTGGGGCTCGCGTTTGCGTCAGGTGTTCGACGAACTGCCGGAGCCCCAGTGGGCCGCCGTCGACGTCGGCGTGTCCGCCTTGCCGCCGCCGCGTGCCACGCCCCCTGAGGGCGCACCTGGTGCCGACGATGCGTCCAGCGTGCAATCGCTTGCGCAAACCTTCTCGTTGAAGATGCCGAGCTGA
- a CDS encoding transglutaminase family protein: MRLIIRHETTYRYDTPVRYTIQQLRLTPVGSEVQRIVHWRLSAPGKLTAARDAFGNDMHTLVLHQPHSEIHLLAEGEVETTPLIDGKLGEMSHAVPVLSFASPTPLTARNDAIDALAGDAGVTTPDELLALAATICGKVDYESGITAVTSTAAQALALGRGVCQDHAHLMLAVCRARGVPARYVSGYIDPGDVPHAASHAWVDVWVDGAGWVSIDVTHACFASGNYCRLAVGRDYESAAPVRGMRSGGATEALHVSVSVDTVPLDQQQ; encoded by the coding sequence ATGCGCCTGATCATCCGCCACGAGACGACCTACCGATACGACACGCCGGTGCGTTACACCATCCAGCAGCTTCGGCTCACGCCCGTGGGGTCCGAAGTGCAGCGCATCGTGCATTGGCGGCTGAGCGCGCCCGGCAAGCTCACCGCCGCGCGCGACGCCTTCGGTAACGACATGCATACGCTGGTGTTGCACCAGCCGCATAGCGAAATCCACCTGCTTGCCGAAGGCGAAGTCGAAACCACGCCGCTGATCGATGGCAAGCTCGGCGAGATGAGCCATGCCGTACCAGTGTTATCCTTCGCCAGCCCGACACCGCTTACCGCGCGCAACGATGCCATCGATGCCCTTGCAGGCGACGCCGGGGTGACAACGCCAGACGAACTGCTGGCGCTCGCCGCGACCATCTGTGGCAAGGTCGACTACGAATCCGGTATCACCGCCGTGACCAGTACCGCCGCACAGGCGTTGGCGCTCGGGCGGGGCGTGTGCCAGGACCATGCACACCTCATGCTCGCCGTCTGTCGGGCGCGGGGCGTGCCGGCGAGATACGTCAGCGGGTACATCGATCCGGGCGACGTGCCGCATGCGGCCAGCCACGCATGGGTCGACGTATGGGTCGACGGGGCAGGGTGGGTCAGTATCGACGTCACCCATGCCTGCTTTGCCAGTGGCAACTATTGCCGGCTGGCCGTGGGCCGCGATTACGAGTCGGCGGCACCGGTCAGAGGCATGCGCAGCGGCGGGGCGACCGAAGCGCTGCACGTATCGGTGAGCGTCGATACCGTGCCGCTCGATCAACAACAGTAG
- a CDS encoding alpha-E domain-containing protein — protein sequence MLSRTADHLFWMARYMERAENTARLLDVNLQNLLLPQDAIDDEEDADTARAHAGGFDDEGGWRATLRISELEPAFNRKHARATRANVLDFVVRDRDNPSSIACCLAAARENARAVRGTLTTELWETVNSTWLEFPRMIDLLERDPAHLFEWVKVRSHLSRGVSFGTLFQDDAFYFTRLGLFLERADNTARILDVRFHEAVRADRADASHPTDFYYWSAVLRSVSGFEIYRKVYRDVITPERVVELLMLNAHMPRSLLASLTGVCENLATLSNAQSGDVERYAGKLQSELKYTDIQQVQQQGLHPVLTEFLERVSVLGNKISQTFLIPLAA from the coding sequence ATGCTTAGCCGTACCGCCGATCACCTGTTCTGGATGGCTCGCTACATGGAGCGGGCCGAAAACACTGCCCGCCTGCTCGACGTCAACTTGCAGAACCTGCTGCTGCCGCAGGATGCCATCGACGACGAAGAAGATGCCGACACCGCCCGTGCGCATGCCGGGGGCTTCGATGACGAGGGCGGATGGCGCGCCACCTTGCGCATCTCCGAACTGGAGCCTGCCTTCAATCGCAAACATGCGCGTGCCACACGTGCCAACGTGCTCGACTTCGTCGTGCGTGACCGCGATAACCCGTCCAGTATTGCCTGCTGTCTTGCGGCCGCGAGAGAAAACGCCCGTGCCGTGCGCGGTACCCTGACCACCGAACTATGGGAAACCGTCAACAGTACCTGGCTCGAATTTCCGCGCATGATCGACCTGCTCGAACGCGATCCGGCGCACCTGTTCGAATGGGTCAAAGTGCGCTCCCACCTCTCGCGCGGTGTGAGCTTCGGCACCTTGTTTCAGGACGATGCCTTCTACTTCACGCGCCTCGGCCTCTTTCTCGAACGGGCGGATAATACCGCGCGTATCCTCGACGTGCGCTTCCACGAAGCCGTGCGTGCCGACCGGGCCGATGCCTCGCATCCCACCGATTTTTACTATTGGTCTGCCGTGTTGCGCAGCGTGTCCGGCTTCGAGATCTACCGCAAGGTCTACCGAGACGTCATCACCCCGGAGCGCGTCGTCGAACTGCTCATGCTCAATGCCCACATGCCGCGCTCGTTGCTCGCCTCGCTCACGGGCGTGTGCGAAAACCTCGCCACACTGTCCAACGCGCAGTCGGGCGACGTCGAGCGCTATGCAGGCAAACTCCAGTCCGAACTCAAATACACCGATATCCAGCAGGTCCAGCAGCAAGGGCTGCACCCCGTCCTGACCGAGTTCCTCGAGCGAGTGTCCGTGCTCGGCAACAAAATCAGCCAGACATTCCTGATTCCGCTTGCCGCCTGA
- a CDS encoding circularly permuted type 2 ATP-grasp protein encodes MVESYNEMASITGATRAHYRRFDDWLKCQSDDVLHHKRAEADLAFRRVGITFAVYGNEAGTERLIPFDLIPRIIPAHEWQTLQTGLRQRVEALNRFIHDVYHEQDILRAGVIPAEQVLKNAQYRPEMQGVDVPGDIYAHIAGVDVVRAGTGDDGVFYVLEDNLRVPSGVSYMLENRKMMMRLFPELFARNRIAPVEHYPDLLLDSLRAVAPLGVDDPTVVVMTPGIYNSAYFEHAFLAQQMGIELVEGQDLFVEDNLVFMRTTNGPKRVDVIYRRIDDDFLDPLAFRADSTLGVPGLLSVYRAGRVTLANAIGTGVADDKSIYPFVPDMIEFYLGEKPILNNVPTYQCRRADDLAYTLDNLGELVVKEVHGAGGYGMLVGPASTKAEIEAFRQRLIAKPDGYIAQPTLALSACPTFVEAGVAPRHIDLRPFVLSSGKGVTMVPGGLTRVALTEGSLVVNSSQGGGTKDTWVLEK; translated from the coding sequence ATGGTCGAGAGCTATAACGAGATGGCGAGCATCACGGGTGCGACGCGGGCGCATTACCGTCGATTTGACGATTGGTTGAAGTGTCAGTCGGACGATGTCTTGCACCATAAGCGGGCTGAGGCGGATCTGGCGTTTCGGCGGGTCGGGATCACGTTTGCTGTGTATGGCAATGAGGCGGGCACAGAGCGTTTGATTCCGTTCGATCTGATTCCCAGAATCATCCCGGCGCATGAGTGGCAGACCTTGCAAACGGGGTTGCGTCAGCGAGTCGAGGCGTTGAACCGTTTTATCCACGACGTTTATCACGAGCAGGACATCTTGCGTGCGGGAGTGATACCGGCGGAGCAGGTGTTGAAGAATGCGCAGTACCGCCCGGAAATGCAGGGTGTGGATGTGCCGGGCGACATCTACGCACACATTGCGGGTGTGGACGTTGTCAGAGCGGGGACTGGGGATGACGGCGTGTTTTACGTGCTGGAGGACAACCTGAGGGTGCCGTCCGGCGTGTCGTACATGTTGGAGAACCGCAAGATGATGATGCGGTTGTTCCCCGAGTTGTTTGCGAGAAACCGCATTGCACCGGTAGAGCACTATCCCGACTTGTTGTTGGACAGTTTGCGCGCTGTGGCGCCGCTGGGGGTCGATGATCCAACGGTTGTCGTGATGACCCCGGGCATCTACAACTCGGCGTACTTCGAGCATGCCTTTCTCGCGCAACAGATGGGTATCGAACTGGTCGAGGGGCAGGACCTGTTCGTGGAAGACAACCTTGTTTTCATGCGAACCACCAACGGCCCCAAGCGCGTCGATGTCATCTATCGCAGAATCGACGACGACTTCCTTGACCCGCTGGCCTTCCGTGCCGATTCCACGTTGGGTGTGCCGGGGTTGCTGAGCGTCTACCGGGCGGGGCGTGTCACCCTCGCCAATGCCATCGGCACGGGCGTTGCGGACGACAAGTCCATCTACCCCTTCGTGCCCGACATGATCGAGTTCTACCTCGGCGAGAAGCCCATCCTGAACAACGTGCCGACCTACCAGTGCCGTCGGGCGGATGATCTTGCCTATACCCTGGATAACCTTGGCGAGCTTGTCGTCAAAGAAGTCCATGGTGCAGGTGGCTACGGCATGCTCGTCGGCCCGGCATCGACCAAAGCCGAAATCGAAGCCTTTCGCCAGCGCCTCATCGCCAAACCCGACGGGTACATCGCGCAGCCCACGCTCGCCTTGTCCGCATGTCCCACCTTCGTTGAGGCGGGGGTTGCGCCAAGACACATCGACCTGCGGCCGTTCGTTCTGTCGTCGGGCAAGGGCGTCACCATGGTGCCGGGAGGGCTCACTCGCGTGGCGTTGACCGAAGGGTCGCTCGTCGTCAACTCCTCGCAGGGCGGGGGAACGAAAGACACCTGGGTGCTCGAGAAATAA
- a CDS encoding ureidoglycolate lyase translates to MERDMAGLALKIERLTREAFAEFGDVIELTGAKHFAINGGTTERFHDLATVDLGPEGGRTLVNVFRGQPRQLPYEVKMLERHPLGSQAFIPLKTTPYLVVVAPAGELDVSRMRAFVSDGWQGVNYARGVWHHPLLALHEVSDFVVVDRGGEGHNCDEQDLPGVYLLTQAALDAAQAAQKAA, encoded by the coding sequence ATGGAGCGTGACATGGCGGGTCTGGCGTTGAAGATAGAGCGATTGACGCGGGAGGCGTTTGCGGAGTTTGGCGACGTGATCGAGTTGACGGGGGCGAAGCATTTCGCGATCAACGGTGGGACGACTGAGCGGTTTCACGATCTGGCGACGGTGGATCTGGGCCCGGAGGGTGGGCGCACGTTGGTAAATGTATTCCGTGGTCAGCCGAGGCAGTTGCCGTATGAGGTGAAGATGCTGGAGCGTCATCCGTTGGGGAGTCAGGCGTTCATTCCGTTGAAGACAACGCCGTATCTGGTGGTGGTGGCGCCGGCGGGCGAGTTGGATGTGAGTCGGATGCGGGCGTTCGTGTCGGATGGATGGCAGGGCGTGAATTATGCGCGAGGCGTATGGCATCACCCGTTGTTGGCATTACATGAAGTGAGTGACTTCGTAGTGGTGGATCGGGGTGGTGAGGGTCACAATTGTGACGAGCAGGATTTGCCGGGCGTGTATTTGCTGACGCAGGCGGCGTTGGATGCAGCGCAAGCGGCGCAGAAGGCGGCATAG
- the alc gene encoding allantoicase: MALVPQDPNAPEFVRRYVNLADPRLGAQALVASDEFFAAKERMLNPEPAVFIPGKYDDNGKWMDGWETRRKRVNGYDWCVVKLARAGVLFGVDLDTSHFTGNFPPAASLEGCYSPNGAPGEGAEWFELLASTTLQGNSHHYHAIANQRPVTHVRVNLYPDGGLARLRLYGLPQSDWAGRSRDELIDLIAMENGGYVVAANNQHFGLASNLLMPGRGVNMGDGWETRRRREPGNDWAIIALAQPGEIGKIEVDTAHFKGNFPDRCSIQAAYVTGGTEQSLITQSMFWPVLLPEQKLAMDKQFFFEEQVQKLGAITHIRFNIIPDGGVSRLRLWGRLSDKQA; encoded by the coding sequence ATGGCCCTCGTCCCGCAAGACCCGAACGCACCGGAATTCGTGCGCCGTTACGTCAATCTGGCCGATCCGCGTCTGGGAGCGCAGGCGCTCGTTGCCAGCGACGAATTCTTCGCGGCCAAAGAGCGCATGCTCAACCCCGAGCCGGCCGTGTTCATCCCCGGCAAGTACGACGACAACGGCAAGTGGATGGATGGCTGGGAGACGCGTCGCAAGCGCGTGAACGGTTACGACTGGTGCGTGGTCAAGCTCGCGCGTGCCGGCGTGTTGTTTGGCGTCGATCTGGACACCAGCCACTTCACCGGCAACTTCCCGCCGGCCGCCTCGCTCGAGGGCTGCTACAGTCCTAACGGCGCACCCGGCGAGGGCGCCGAGTGGTTCGAACTGCTCGCCTCGACCACGCTGCAAGGCAACTCGCATCACTACCATGCGATTGCCAACCAGCGCCCGGTCACCCATGTGCGCGTGAACCTGTACCCCGATGGCGGTCTGGCGCGCCTGCGTCTGTATGGCTTGCCCCAGAGCGATTGGGCGGGACGCTCGCGCGACGAGCTGATCGACCTGATTGCGATGGAAAACGGTGGCTATGTCGTTGCGGCGAACAACCAGCATTTCGGGTTGGCGTCGAACCTGCTGATGCCGGGCCGTGGCGTGAACATGGGCGATGGTTGGGAGACGCGTCGGCGACGTGAGCCGGGGAATGACTGGGCGATCATTGCGTTGGCGCAGCCGGGCGAGATTGGCAAGATCGAAGTCGACACGGCGCACTTCAAGGGCAACTTCCCGGATCGTTGCTCTATTCAGGCGGCCTATGTGACGGGCGGCACGGAGCAATCGTTGATCACCCAGTCCATGTTCTGGCCGGTGTTGTTGCCCGAACAGAAGTTGGCGATGGACAAGCAGTTCTTCTTTGAAGAGCAAGTGCAGAAGTTGGGGGCGATCACGCACATCCGCTTCAACATCATCCCGGACGGCGGCGTGTCGCGCTTGCGTCTGTGGGGTCGCCTGAGCGACAAGCAGGCATAA
- the uraD gene encoding 2-oxo-4-hydroxy-4-carboxy-5-ureidoimidazoline decarboxylase: MTQRTVAELSALPRAEFVAALDGIFEHSPWVAEAAWEDRPFATVNALHDAMCQAVIDAGEGPQLDLIRAHPELAGKAAVRGELTAESTREQAGAGLDQCTAEEFARLTELNDAYKAKFGFPYILAVRGHTRSSIIENFAGRLENSRADEIEECLRQIFRIAGFRLEDLVRD; the protein is encoded by the coding sequence ATGACCCAACGTACTGTTGCCGAGCTGTCGGCGCTGCCGCGCGCCGAATTCGTTGCCGCGCTCGACGGCATTTTCGAGCATTCCCCGTGGGTGGCCGAAGCGGCTTGGGAAGACCGGCCGTTTGCCACCGTCAATGCGTTGCACGACGCCATGTGCCAGGCCGTGATCGATGCGGGGGAAGGCCCGCAGCTTGACCTTATCCGAGCCCACCCGGAGTTGGCGGGCAAGGCGGCGGTGCGAGGCGAATTGACGGCCGAGTCCACTCGCGAGCAGGCGGGCGCGGGGCTTGATCAATGCACCGCAGAAGAGTTTGCGCGTTTGACCGAGCTCAATGATGCCTACAAGGCCAAGTTCGGTTTCCCGTACATTCTGGCGGTGCGTGGCCATACGCGCAGCAGCATCATCGAGAACTTTGCCGGGCGGCTGGAGAATAGCCGGGCGGACGAGATCGAAGAATGTCTGCGACAGATCTTCCGTATCGCGGGATTCCGTCTGGAAGATCTGGTGCGCGACTAA
- the puuE gene encoding allantoinase PuuE yields the protein MASNIASPKDYPRDLIGYGRHVPFADWPGRARIAVQFVLNYEEGGENCVLHGDRASEQFLSEIIGAAAYEARHMSMESIYEYGSRAGVWRILREFERRGLPLTVFGVAMAMQRHPEVTAAFQELGHEIACHGWRWIHYQNMDEATEREHMRIAIEIFKEMTGSAPLGWYTGRDSPNTRRLVVEQGGFVYDSDNYGDDLPFWTQVQTSGGEVKPHLVVPYTLDSNDMRFAAPQGFNTADHFFHYLRDAFDVLYAEGDEAPKMLSIGMHCRLLGRPGRFAALQRFLDHIEKHDRVWVCRRIDVARHWQERHPFVAA from the coding sequence ATGGCCAGCAACATCGCAAGCCCCAAGGATTATCCCCGCGACCTGATCGGTTATGGGCGTCACGTACCGTTTGCCGACTGGCCGGGGCGGGCGCGTATCGCCGTCCAGTTCGTTCTGAACTATGAAGAAGGCGGGGAGAACTGCGTTCTGCACGGTGATCGTGCGTCAGAGCAGTTCCTGTCAGAGATCATTGGCGCGGCAGCATACGAAGCGCGTCACATGAGCATGGAATCCATTTACGAATATGGGTCGCGCGCTGGCGTGTGGCGCATCTTGCGCGAGTTTGAGCGTCGTGGGCTGCCTCTGACCGTCTTTGGTGTGGCGATGGCCATGCAGCGCCATCCGGAAGTGACGGCGGCATTTCAGGAATTGGGCCACGAGATTGCATGCCATGGCTGGCGCTGGATTCATTACCAGAACATGGACGAGGCGACCGAGCGCGAGCATATGCGTATCGCCATCGAGATCTTCAAGGAAATGACGGGGAGCGCGCCGCTGGGCTGGTACACCGGACGTGACAGCCCGAATACTCGGCGTCTGGTAGTCGAGCAAGGCGGGTTCGTGTACGACTCCGACAACTACGGTGACGACCTGCCGTTCTGGACGCAGGTGCAGACCAGCGGTGGCGAGGTCAAGCCGCATCTTGTTGTGCCGTACACGCTGGATTCCAACGACATGCGCTTTGCTGCGCCGCAGGGATTCAACACGGCGGACCACTTCTTCCACTACCTGCGCGACGCATTCGACGTGTTGTACGCCGAGGGCGACGAAGCGCCGAAGATGTTGTCGATCGGCATGCACTGCCGGTTGCTGGGTCGCCCTGGACGCTTTGCGGCGTTGCAGCGGTTCCTCGATCACATCGAAAAGCACGATCGCGTGTGGGTCTGTCGTCGCATCGACGTGGCACGTCACTGGCAGGAGCGCCATCCGTTCGTGGCGGCATGA
- the ldcA gene encoding muramoyltetrapeptide carboxypeptidase — protein sequence MTTKHLELIAPSGYAPDADVATRGIETLERLGYRVGNREALARRHLRFAGTDAERVAEINQLAQRDHPVPEVVLAVRGGYGAVHLLDHLDYEGLHRRLSGAPVAMIGHSDFTAVQLALLAQAHLTTFAGPMLLADFGAETLSDFTVTQFQSVLQSPSHVAQWQADGASGDIDVAGTLWGGNLAMVCSLIGTRYLPQIEGGVLFVEDVNEPPYRVERMLYQLHQSGILARQKALVLGDFSQYRVTDYDNGYDMPTMIESVRKVVGIPIVTDMPFGHCPDKLTLPVGGQARLQASGAEITLTLTGYPYMGA from the coding sequence TTGACGACCAAGCATCTCGAATTGATTGCCCCGTCCGGCTATGCACCCGATGCCGACGTTGCCACGCGTGGCATTGAAACGCTGGAGCGGCTTGGCTACCGCGTTGGCAACCGGGAAGCGCTGGCGCGCCGGCATTTGCGTTTTGCGGGCACCGACGCCGAGCGTGTAGCCGAGATCAATCAATTGGCGCAACGAGACCATCCGGTGCCTGAGGTCGTGCTCGCCGTTCGTGGCGGGTATGGCGCGGTGCATCTGCTCGATCATCTTGACTACGAGGGGCTGCATCGCCGGCTCTCGGGGGCACCGGTCGCAATGATCGGCCACAGCGACTTCACTGCGGTGCAACTCGCCCTCCTGGCGCAAGCCCATCTCACGACATTCGCCGGGCCGATGTTGCTGGCCGACTTTGGCGCCGAGACGCTGAGCGACTTCACCGTCACACAGTTTCAATCCGTGTTGCAATCGCCCAGTCATGTCGCGCAGTGGCAGGCCGATGGTGCGAGCGGCGACATCGACGTCGCCGGGACGCTCTGGGGTGGCAATCTGGCGATGGTATGCAGCCTGATCGGCACGCGGTATCTGCCCCAGATCGAAGGTGGCGTGTTGTTCGTCGAGGATGTGAACGAGCCGCCATACCGGGTCGAACGAATGCTGTACCAGTTGCATCAATCCGGCATCCTGGCGCGGCAAAAGGCGCTGGTGCTGGGCGATTTCTCGCAGTACCGGGTGACCGACTACGACAATGGGTACGACATGCCGACCATGATCGAGAGCGTGCGCAAGGTCGTCGGGATTCCGATCGTCACCGACATGCCGTTCGGCCATTGTCCCGACAAACTGACGTTGCCGGTCGGTGGGCAGGCCCGATTGCAGGCGTCTGGCGCCGAGATCACCCTGACGCTTACGGGATATCCCTATATGGGAGCGTGA
- the tadA gene encoding tRNA adenosine(34) deaminase TadA — protein MNRDLPATDETYMGLALQQARAAMAQGEVPVGAVVVCDGQVVAVGHNCPVGGHDPSAHAEMQALRAAAQALGNYRLPECELYVTLEPCVMCAGAIMHARIKRVVYGAMDPKTGACGSVVDLFAEPRLNHHAEVIGGVMRDECVGILQTFFSERRAAAKARRLSAAAEAADEPPIQTPGSSN, from the coding sequence ATGAATCGAGATTTACCCGCGACCGACGAGACCTACATGGGCCTGGCGCTCCAGCAGGCCCGCGCCGCGATGGCGCAGGGAGAGGTGCCGGTCGGTGCCGTAGTGGTTTGCGACGGACAGGTGGTGGCTGTCGGGCATAACTGTCCGGTGGGCGGCCACGATCCGTCTGCCCATGCGGAGATGCAGGCGCTGCGAGCGGCGGCGCAGGCGTTGGGCAACTATCGTCTGCCCGAGTGCGAGTTGTACGTCACGCTCGAGCCGTGTGTCATGTGCGCTGGCGCCATCATGCATGCGCGGATCAAGCGAGTGGTGTATGGCGCGATGGATCCCAAGACGGGCGCTTGCGGCAGCGTGGTCGACCTGTTTGCGGAACCGCGCCTCAACCATCATGCCGAAGTCATCGGCGGTGTCATGCGCGACGAGTGTGTCGGCATTCTCCAGACCTTCTTCAGCGAACGGCGTGCCGCAGCGAAAGCGCGGCGTTTGTCGGCGGCTGCCGAGGCGGCTGACGAGCCCCCCATCCAAACCCCGGGATCTTCCAATTGA